The proteins below are encoded in one region of Blochmannia endosymbiont of Camponotus (Colobopsis) obliquus:
- a CDS encoding DMT family transporter, with amino-acid sequence MFMGFFFAVLAGFLWGLIFIGPLLLPEYPSALQSAGRYTAFGLISLLLSWYDRNRLRKLLFEDWIEAAKLVFVGNFIYYTCLTNAIQQAGAPVSTMIVGTLPIVITITYNIIYTKNEEKVPLSNFLLALILVLLGLILINVSEFLFELKIFNIWSYIRGIFSAIVAVICWTWYALRNAIWLRTHPYNKPTTWATAQGVVTLPLSIVAYFVICCVLYFIGIDFELPLGPRPKVFVPLMVMIGLLCSWLGTFCWNEASQRLPTVIVGPLIVFETLAALLYIFLHRQIWPSMLTICGVLCLMVGIIHVVNIKKV; translated from the coding sequence ATGTTTATGGGGTTTTTTTTTGCAGTTCTTGCTGGTTTTTTGTGGGGTCTAATCTTTATTGGTCCTTTATTATTACCAGAATATCCTAGTGCATTACAATCAGCTGGTAGGTATACTGCATTTGGTTTAATTTCGTTACTTTTGTCGTGGTATGATCGTAATAGATTGCGAAAATTATTATTTGAAGATTGGATAGAAGCTGCAAAACTTGTTTTTGTTGGTAATTTTATATATTATACTTGTTTGACTAATGCTATTCAACAAGCAGGTGCTCCTGTCTCTACAATGATTGTTGGTACATTACCGATAGTGATAACTATAACGTATAATATTATATATACAAAAAATGAAGAAAAAGTACCTTTAAGTAATTTTTTGTTGGCACTAATATTAGTTTTATTAGGTTTAATATTAATTAATGTTTCTGAATTTTTGTTTGAGTTAAAAATTTTTAATATTTGGTCTTATATAAGAGGTATTTTTTCAGCAATTGTTGCTGTAATATGTTGGACGTGGTATGCATTACGAAATGCTATTTGGCTTAGAACACATCCATATAATAAACCGACAACTTGGGCGACAGCGCAAGGAGTTGTTACTTTGCCTTTATCAATTGTTGCTTATTTTGTTATCTGTTGTGTGTTATATTTTATTGGTATTGATTTTGAATTGCCTTTAGGACCACGTCCTAAAGTTTTTGTGCCATTAATGGTAATGATAGGGTTGCTTTGCTCTTGGTTAGGTACTTTTTGTTGGAATGAGGCAAGTCAAAGATTACCAACGGTAATAGTGGGTCCATTAATTGTATTTGAAACTTTAGCAGCTTTATTATATATTTTTCTTCATAGACAAATATGGCCTTCAATGTTAACTATTTGTGGAGTGCTATGTTTAATGGTTGGCATTATACATGTAGTAAATATAAAAAAAGTTTGA
- the rodA gene encoding rod shape-determining protein RodA — MNYDVCKKIHNKLHLDVILLFLIFLLLVYSSFILWSASGQNFDMMKHKIIQIIFGSLIMLGLAQIPPRMYESWSPYLYIICILLLFSVNLCGEVSKGAQRWLNIGLIRFQPSEIAKIAVPLIIARHINRNYYPPSCKNIIIAIILIGIPTIFVAIEPDLGTAIIIATSGLFVLFLSGMHWKMILTILLIIILFIPMLWLFVMHEYQKYRIKILFNPEIDPLGLGYNIIQSKIAIGSGGLTGKGWLHGTQSQLAFLPEGHTDFIFSVIGEELGLIGVLILLLIYLKIIIRGLFIATQAQNTFGRVITGSFILILFVYVFINISMVTGILPIVGIPLPLVSYGGSSLVVLMASFGIIMSIHTHRNMLSTNI, encoded by the coding sequence ATGAATTATGACGTATGCAAAAAAATACATAATAAATTGCATTTAGATGTAATTTTATTATTTTTAATATTTTTATTATTAGTTTATAGTAGCTTTATCTTATGGAGCGCGAGTGGACAAAATTTTGACATGATGAAACATAAAATCATTCAAATTATTTTTGGTTCATTAATAATGTTAGGATTGGCACAAATACCACCAAGAATGTATGAATCTTGGTCACCTTATTTATACATTATATGTATTTTATTATTGTTTTCTGTCAATCTCTGTGGCGAAGTAAGTAAAGGAGCTCAACGTTGGTTAAATATTGGATTAATCCGTTTTCAACCTTCAGAAATTGCTAAAATAGCGGTTCCATTAATAATAGCTCGTCATATTAATAGAAATTATTATCCGCCATCTTGTAAAAATATAATTATTGCAATTATATTGATTGGTATCCCTACTATATTTGTGGCAATAGAACCAGATTTAGGTACTGCTATTATCATTGCTACTTCTGGACTATTCGTTCTATTTTTATCTGGCATGCATTGGAAAATGATTTTAACAATATTGTTAATAATAATATTGTTTATTCCGATGTTATGGTTATTTGTTATGCATGAATACCAAAAATATAGAATAAAAATTTTATTTAACCCAGAAATAGATCCGCTAGGATTAGGATATAATATCATTCAATCAAAAATCGCTATAGGTTCAGGTGGATTAACTGGTAAAGGGTGGTTGCATGGTACGCAATCACAATTAGCTTTTTTACCTGAAGGGCATACTGATTTTATCTTTTCTGTTATAGGAGAAGAATTAGGTTTAATAGGCGTACTGATACTATTATTAATCTATTTGAAAATTATTATAAGAGGATTATTTATTGCCACTCAAGCTCAAAATACCTTTGGACGCGTAATCACTGGTAGTTTTATTCTTATTCTTTTTGTTTATGTATTTATAAACATTAGTATGGTAACCGGTATTTTACCCATTGTAGGCATTCCATTACCTTTGGTTAGTTATGGTGGATCATCATTAGTAGTATTAATGGCAAGCTTTGGTATTATAATGTCAATACATACACATCGAAACATGTTATCTACAAATATATAA
- the mrdA gene encoding peptidoglycan DD-transpeptidase MrdA, translating to MKIQYFHFFRNDSYESLLFTKRIFIASAIITLLSSILIINLYYLQIINFNDYNNKAHNNYIKKIPIAPSRGLIYDRNGTMLALNKISYQLEITPEKVHNLQKTINDLKYIIDLTEEDITNFNKQCKKLSNSTVLILKSKLTEIQLAKFAVNKYRFTGVEIKCYQHRYYPYGSTLTHVLGYVSKINHQDKKKLNKEGILKNYIATKNIGKLGIEHYYEKILHGKTGYKKVEVNNHGQIIRELYEKPPQPGTDLILTLDLNLQQYIEKLLINNKACVIVLDPRDGSIRALISNPSYDPNLFVHGISNTHYNNLLKNKNYPLINRSIQGLYPPASTVKPYILLSALTLGAINKNFSFFDPGWWQLPGSKKYYKDWKKTGHGQLNVTNALEESADTFFYQIAYNMGIDKLSEWMSQFGYGQHSGIDISEEITGIMPTRIWKMKKFKQPWYQGDTISVGIGQGYWTATPIQMSKALITLINNGAVKTPHLFNNSLGENPIHYQQIETKQIGDPNADYWKIVKNGMFGAAHHVNGTVYRNFVTSTYKAAAKSGTAQLYNLKIHEQYNPLKIAQHLRDHKLMTAFAPYDNPKIALVIILEHGGNGGLTAGEITRSIFDYMLLNKDSKEYLLQK from the coding sequence ATGAAAATACAATATTTCCATTTTTTTCGTAATGATTCCTATGAGTCACTACTATTTACAAAACGAATATTCATAGCAAGTGCTATTATTACATTATTAAGTAGTATTTTAATTATCAATTTATACTATCTACAAATTATTAATTTCAACGATTATAACAATAAAGCTCATAATAATTATATTAAAAAAATACCTATTGCACCAAGCAGAGGATTAATCTATGACCGTAATGGCACCATGTTGGCGCTTAATAAAATATCTTACCAATTAGAAATAACTCCTGAAAAAGTACATAATTTACAAAAAACTATTAACGATCTAAAATACATTATTGATCTTACTGAAGAAGATATTACAAATTTTAATAAACAATGCAAGAAACTATCTAATTCTACTGTATTAATTTTAAAATCTAAGCTTACAGAAATACAACTGGCTAAATTTGCAGTTAATAAATATCGCTTTACTGGTGTAGAAATAAAATGTTATCAACATCGCTATTATCCTTACGGATCTACATTAACTCATGTTTTAGGTTACGTATCTAAAATTAACCATCAAGATAAAAAAAAATTAAATAAAGAAGGTATTTTAAAAAATTATATTGCAACAAAAAACATAGGTAAATTAGGCATAGAACACTATTATGAAAAAATTTTACATGGTAAAACAGGTTACAAAAAAGTAGAGGTAAATAATCATGGACAAATTATTCGTGAATTATACGAAAAACCGCCACAACCAGGAACAGATTTAATCTTAACTTTAGATCTTAATCTTCAACAATATATTGAAAAACTTTTAATAAATAACAAAGCATGTGTTATCGTGTTAGATCCGCGCGATGGAAGCATACGAGCATTAATTTCAAATCCCAGTTATGACCCGAATTTATTCGTACATGGTATATCCAATACACATTATAATAACTTATTAAAAAATAAAAATTACCCATTAATAAATCGATCTATACAAGGATTATATCCTCCGGCATCTACAGTCAAACCTTATATTTTATTGTCTGCTTTAACACTAGGAGCTATTAACAAAAATTTTTCTTTTTTCGATCCAGGATGGTGGCAATTACCTGGTTCTAAAAAATATTATAAAGATTGGAAAAAAACAGGACATGGACAATTAAATGTAACTAATGCACTAGAAGAATCAGCGGATACTTTTTTTTATCAAATAGCTTATAATATGGGAATCGATAAATTATCAGAATGGATGTCACAATTCGGATATGGACAACATAGTGGTATTGATATCTCCGAGGAAATCACAGGAATTATGCCTACTCGCATATGGAAAATGAAAAAATTCAAACAACCATGGTATCAAGGAGATACCATATCAGTAGGAATAGGTCAAGGATATTGGACTGCAACACCAATACAAATGTCAAAAGCATTAATTACTTTGATTAATAACGGCGCAGTAAAAACTCCCCATTTATTCAACAATTCTCTAGGAGAAAATCCTATACACTACCAACAAATTGAAACAAAACAGATAGGAGATCCCAATGCTGATTATTGGAAAATAGTTAAAAATGGAATGTTTGGTGCGGCTCACCATGTTAATGGAACAGTATATCGAAATTTTGTAACTTCTACATATAAAGCCGCAGCAAAATCTGGTACTGCACAGCTTTACAATTTAAAAATTCACGAACAATACAATCCACTTAAAATTGCTCAACATCTTCGAGATCATAAACTTATGACTGCCTTCGCTCCATATGACAATCCTAAAATAGCACTAGTGATAATTTTGGAACATGGAGGTAATGGTGGTTTAACAGCAGGAGAAATAACTAGATCAATTTTTGACTATATGTTATTGAATAAAGATTCAAAAGAATATTTATTGCAAAAATAA
- the rsfS gene encoding ribosome silencing factor: MTYKNNKNKLLHNTVLLKDLIINIINNLKGENIVFLNVSHKSNITDYMIICTGKSDRHVISITEYITQKSQAIGLKKNYCISGKNTAEWVIIDMGDIILHIMQKRSRKLYELEKLWG; encoded by the coding sequence ATGACATATAAAAACAATAAAAATAAGTTATTACACAACACTGTTCTTCTCAAAGACCTAATTATAAATATAATTAATAATTTAAAAGGAGAAAACATTGTTTTCCTAAACGTAAGTCATAAATCGAATATTACTGACTATATGATAATATGCACTGGAAAATCTGACAGACATGTCATTTCTATTACGGAATATATAACACAAAAATCGCAGGCAATAGGTTTAAAAAAAAACTATTGCATTTCAGGAAAAAATACAGCTGAATGGGTTATTATTGATATGGGAGATATCATCTTACACATAATGCAAAAAAGATCCAGAAAATTATATGAATTAGAAAAATTATGGGGCTAA